One region of Bacteroidota bacterium genomic DNA includes:
- a CDS encoding endonuclease/exonuclease/phosphatase family protein, which produces MYIKSYFIFIASFFLFTHVNAQSVENIGNDNTLDIATWNIEWFGNENNGPSNTTLQLNNAAAVISGSGVDLWGVQEIADGDDFETLLATLGDDYDGRLATNSGEQKVGFIYNTNVIRVRQVRHILESFAQPFAFRPPLQLEADIMLPDTTVIVTFIVLHMKAFSDPDSYERRVDASGRLKNHIDFTTLESEHVVVLGDFNDELERSTSGGRPSPYANFIEDPDDFAFVTLPIEEAGDGSFCNNSSCTSTGNMLDHILITNELFGDYISNSAGFIPDLPDDINLFGSSTSDHLPVVARFDFSQVSTSTEIPEGVQATLTVDAPYPNPFVRESNLSLQLAAPAALRVDVYDLLGRRVETLENRFASPGAYQYVLPADNLTPGVYLVRVAADQVVKTMPVTLR; this is translated from the coding sequence ATGTACATCAAATCCTACTTCATTTTTATTGCTTCGTTTTTTCTATTCACTCATGTAAACGCGCAATCGGTCGAGAATATCGGCAACGACAACACGCTGGATATCGCTACCTGGAATATTGAATGGTTTGGTAATGAGAACAATGGCCCGTCCAATACGACATTGCAGTTAAACAATGCTGCAGCTGTCATTAGTGGTTCTGGCGTAGATTTATGGGGTGTTCAGGAAATTGCTGACGGCGATGATTTTGAAACGTTGCTTGCTACATTGGGAGATGATTACGATGGGCGACTGGCAACAAATAGTGGCGAGCAAAAAGTTGGCTTTATTTACAATACCAATGTAATTCGGGTTCGACAGGTGCGGCACATTCTCGAGTCATTTGCTCAGCCTTTTGCCTTCCGTCCTCCCTTGCAACTGGAGGCTGACATTATGTTACCTGATACTACAGTCATCGTAACATTTATTGTCCTGCACATGAAGGCCTTTTCCGATCCGGACAGCTACGAACGGCGCGTTGATGCATCGGGCCGCTTGAAAAATCATATCGACTTCACCACCCTGGAAAGCGAGCATGTAGTTGTTTTGGGAGATTTCAATGATGAACTAGAACGTTCGACCTCAGGTGGCCGGCCTTCTCCCTATGCCAACTTTATCGAGGACCCTGATGATTTCGCGTTTGTAACCCTGCCCATTGAAGAAGCAGGTGACGGTTCTTTTTGCAACAACTCATCGTGTACAAGTACGGGTAACATGCTCGATCATATTTTGATCACCAATGAGTTATTCGGAGACTATATAAGCAATTCAGCTGGATTCATTCCGGATCTTCCTGACGACATAAACCTCTTCGGCAGCTCTACTTCTGATCATCTGCCTGTCGTTGCCCGCTTTGACTTCAGCCAGGTCTCTACTAGCACAGAAATACCAGAAGGCGTGCAGGCCACCTTAACCGTAGATGCACCCTATCCCAATCCGTTTGTGCGAGAAAGTAATCTCTCGCTGCAACTCGCGGCACCTGCCGCGCTGCGCGTAGATGTATACGACCTGTTAGGCAGACGTGTTGAAACGCTGGAAAATAGATTTGCAAGCCCCGGCGCCTACCAATACGTACTGCCGGCAGACAACCTCACCCCAGGCGTTTACCTCGTCCGTGTTGCTGCTGACCAGGTTGTAAAAACGATGCCCGTCACATTACGCTAA
- a CDS encoding DUF971 domain-containing protein, with amino-acid sequence MPQPSFRAKRLTVEKEAQTLTIEWADGHVTVFPLDGLRRTCPCASCAGGHENMGKLPDPDLFRVPGLMRWDNIAITPVGGYAISFKWDDGHDAGIYTWERLRVTCPCDVCRAA; translated from the coding sequence ATGCCCCAACCCTCCTTCCGTGCAAAACGTCTCACCGTTGAGAAAGAAGCGCAAACCCTGACAATCGAATGGGCAGACGGACACGTCACCGTTTTTCCGCTGGATGGTCTCCGCCGCACTTGTCCCTGCGCGTCCTGCGCCGGCGGTCATGAAAACATGGGCAAACTCCCTGACCCTGACCTCTTTCGCGTACCCGGCTTGATGCGATGGGACAACATTGCAATAACGCCCGTTGGCGGCTATGCCATTTCATTTAAATGGGATGATGGACACGATGCCGGGATTTATACCTGGGAACGGTTGCGTGTTACTTGCCCTTGTGATGTCTGCCGGGCTGCGTAG
- a CDS encoding sigma-70 family RNA polymerase sigma factor, which yields MTSNRYETLVQMSDEDLMEQFQQGTVEAFNILVDKYSERLTHYLYGFLGDAKRCEDLLQETFLRVYRNRHSYQRIAKFSTWLYTIAGNLARSEYRKRKRRRMYSLQSVNRDNEEYELQLPDETFRPDNHAESTIQDKYIQDALDEIPESFREVVVLRDVQQLAYEEIAEITGLPMGTVKSRINRGRSKLQILLKDVYQAEEA from the coding sequence ATGACTTCCAACAGATATGAGACGCTCGTACAGATGAGCGACGAAGATCTGATGGAGCAGTTCCAGCAAGGGACGGTTGAGGCATTCAACATCCTTGTTGACAAGTACTCAGAACGACTTACACATTACCTGTATGGTTTCTTGGGTGATGCCAAGCGTTGTGAAGACCTGTTACAAGAAACGTTCCTTCGTGTCTATCGGAACCGTCATTCGTACCAGCGCATCGCGAAGTTTTCAACATGGCTTTACACCATTGCCGGCAACCTGGCGCGCTCCGAATATCGTAAGCGCAAGCGCAGACGCATGTACTCTTTGCAGTCCGTAAACCGCGACAACGAAGAGTATGAATTGCAGCTTCCTGACGAGACTTTTCGTCCGGATAACCACGCTGAAAGCACAATTCAGGACAAGTACATTCAGGACGCCCTGGATGAGATTCCTGAATCTTTCCGTGAAGTAGTTGTACTTCGTGACGTACAGCAGCTTGCTTACGAGGAGATTGCTGAGATTACCGGGTTACCGATGGGAACGGTTAAAAGTCGTATTAACCGCGGCCGCTCTAAACTTCAGATTCTCCTGAAAGATGTTTACCAGGCAGAGGAAGCTTAG
- a CDS encoding T9SS type A sorting domain-containing protein, whose amino-acid sequence MIRNAIKRFSLLLIVFIATPALAQDITSVRDINAIPESQLMTLQAGGENLTSEEIEANIFNEIAGTTVTIEVVLMADPRNSGLANVTDGRPSRVHVFGRDIQAATEGNEGMGIHIVDGAFDTNNLLSFGIGEVLRITGDISPFGTTMQISPSSIEFLGSLADLSLPETLLDPVVVTTDQINAAVGTGDGVQANFANLADLRNQFVRIEGATLQARLLTNPDRPDFYVSSDGGTTIANFYDTGLQFRNDRGDYPETFNNEDVTDLDDFVPPPPGSVLNLQGFLIFQDFADGIGRSVPDHGILSIVPFERRGCDGTEGFRCDIEVTETPPIISALTGPAGIPAGDADVTISFVTTPDPSRTIDSSSCIYFTSEDATEMTVDGTAMGDMVECTIPAQTDGVFTTYWATSTDNTGATSTSDPAFYRTLADGINSIEDIQLTIDEGPGDSPFTGLTTTMNIVATVQSDPSVSGLIVLQDDSELAGWTGIFLSESGTSLQQGDLINITQADIFESFGVTTLGSATYDVMSSGNPTLDRKVVPTTVLLDESIAEAHEGMMLRFEEVVSGPERSFGEWTFATSGTEDYLIGDDASQGIASDFNTSIPEGTELAFIQGVWWFSFGDYKLVPESLTDVGIGGVNTEDGEQPFSFALEQNYPNPFNPTTSISYAVPVAGQVTLEVFDLLGRSVSVLVDGVVNAGEHTFQFDAANLPSGMYLYRLTAGEQTTTRKMLLMK is encoded by the coding sequence ATGATTAGAAACGCTATCAAACGTTTTTCACTCCTACTGATTGTGTTTATCGCTACGCCAGCATTGGCGCAGGATATTACGTCAGTACGTGACATCAATGCCATTCCTGAGTCGCAGCTAATGACGCTTCAGGCCGGCGGAGAAAACCTGACTTCAGAAGAAATCGAAGCCAATATTTTCAATGAAATTGCTGGTACTACCGTAACTATTGAGGTAGTACTTATGGCTGACCCGCGTAACTCGGGCCTGGCCAATGTAACCGATGGCCGCCCTTCTCGTGTCCATGTCTTCGGGCGTGATATCCAGGCCGCTACCGAAGGAAATGAAGGCATGGGTATCCATATTGTAGATGGCGCCTTCGACACCAACAACCTGTTGAGCTTTGGCATTGGGGAAGTATTGCGTATCACTGGAGACATTTCTCCTTTCGGTACAACGATGCAGATCTCACCGTCTTCCATTGAATTCCTTGGTTCGTTGGCTGATCTTTCGCTGCCTGAAACCCTGCTAGACCCGGTAGTTGTTACAACTGACCAGATCAACGCAGCAGTTGGTACCGGGGACGGCGTTCAAGCCAACTTTGCCAATCTGGCAGACCTCCGTAACCAGTTTGTCCGGATTGAAGGAGCAACATTGCAGGCACGCCTGCTGACCAACCCTGACCGGCCGGATTTCTACGTTTCCTCAGACGGCGGAACCACAATTGCTAACTTCTACGATACCGGCCTACAGTTCCGTAACGACCGAGGCGACTATCCTGAAACGTTCAATAATGAAGACGTGACAGACCTTGACGATTTTGTACCACCTCCTCCTGGTTCGGTATTGAATCTGCAGGGTTTCCTCATTTTCCAGGACTTTGCTGATGGCATTGGTCGTAGTGTACCAGATCATGGTATCCTGAGCATCGTTCCTTTTGAGCGTCGCGGTTGCGATGGTACAGAAGGATTCCGTTGTGACATTGAAGTTACCGAGACGCCGCCAATTATCTCTGCCCTTACGGGACCAGCTGGTATTCCAGCAGGAGATGCTGACGTAACCATCTCTTTCGTTACCACTCCTGACCCAAGCCGTACTATCGACTCAAGCTCTTGCATCTACTTTACTTCTGAAGATGCTACAGAAATGACTGTTGACGGTACCGCCATGGGTGACATGGTTGAATGTACAATTCCTGCACAGACTGACGGTGTATTCACAACGTACTGGGCAACTTCTACAGACAACACAGGTGCTACGTCAACTTCTGACCCAGCGTTCTATCGTACGCTGGCTGATGGCATCAATTCTATCGAAGACATCCAGCTCACAATCGATGAAGGGCCTGGCGACAGCCCATTCACGGGACTTACCACAACGATGAACATCGTAGCGACGGTACAGTCTGATCCTTCTGTTTCAGGTCTGATTGTACTGCAGGATGATTCAGAGCTCGCCGGCTGGACCGGCATCTTCCTGTCTGAAAGCGGCACTTCACTGCAGCAGGGTGACCTCATTAATATCACGCAGGCTGACATTTTCGAGTCATTTGGCGTAACCACCCTTGGTTCTGCCACCTACGATGTGATGTCTTCTGGTAACCCAACGCTCGACAGAAAAGTAGTACCAACAACGGTACTGCTTGATGAGAGCATCGCCGAAGCCCACGAAGGTATGATGCTTCGTTTTGAAGAAGTTGTAAGCGGCCCAGAGCGCAGCTTTGGAGAGTGGACGTTTGCCACCAGTGGCACCGAAGATTACCTCATCGGTGACGATGCATCACAGGGCATCGCTAGCGACTTTAACACCTCTATTCCTGAAGGTACTGAGCTTGCCTTCATCCAGGGTGTTTGGTGGTTCTCGTTTGGCGATTACAAGCTTGTACCTGAGTCGTTGACGGACGTAGGTATTGGTGGTGTAAACACGGAGGACGGCGAACAGCCTTTCAGTTTCGCACTGGAGCAGAACTACCCGAATCCGTTCAACCCAACTACCTCGATCAGCTACGCAGTACCTGTAGCCGGCCAGGTAACGCTTGAAGTATTCGACCTCCTTGGTCGCTCTGTAAGCGTATTGGTTGACGGCGTTGTAAACGCTGGCGAACATACTTTCCAGTTCGACGCAGCTAACCTGCCAAGTGGCATGTACCTCTACCGCCTCACGGCTGGTGAGCAAACCACTACGCGCAAAATGCTGCTGATGAAGTAA
- a CDS encoding PorV/PorQ family protein — protein sequence MRIRIIILLAFFMVPGTLQAQLLPNLGGDRAGTSGFQFLKVPVDARGAALGETVVSNAIDASALFWNPALAAHLDKFSFGVSHVSYFVDVNLNYVGTTFHLPGPSLTIGLSLQTLSSGEMDVTTEFEPFGTGETFSLFDMAAGLTIAQSLTDLFSYGVTTKYIRESAAGIDQTTVAFDLGIFYRIGNTGAQMAVSLRNFGLDSFANGEISRNVIADPSVVIEDDLESLTLPTTFLLGLTYNVMQSNPSSNLFVSAQLNNPNDNAENWNIGIEYVWQDLLALRTGYRFGIEEYTVPSAGIGLTLPFIGPDVRFDYGFSQLERLGTVHRISLLTAF from the coding sequence ATGCGCATTAGAATCATCATATTGTTGGCGTTCTTCATGGTGCCTGGCACGCTGCAAGCTCAGTTGCTGCCCAACCTTGGGGGTGACCGCGCTGGCACGTCGGGGTTTCAGTTCCTCAAGGTTCCGGTAGACGCCCGTGGCGCTGCACTCGGCGAAACGGTTGTATCAAACGCAATTGATGCCAGTGCCCTCTTTTGGAATCCCGCGCTTGCAGCACACCTGGACAAATTCAGCTTTGGCGTTAGCCATGTGTCATACTTCGTTGATGTAAACCTCAACTACGTTGGCACAACTTTCCATCTCCCCGGCCCTTCGCTGACCATTGGGTTAAGCTTGCAAACCCTGAGTTCGGGCGAAATGGATGTTACCACAGAATTTGAACCGTTCGGGACAGGCGAGACGTTCAGCCTGTTCGACATGGCCGCCGGTCTCACCATTGCCCAAAGCCTTACGGACTTGTTCAGTTATGGGGTAACCACCAAATACATCCGCGAGAGTGCTGCTGGAATAGATCAAACTACTGTTGCTTTTGACCTCGGCATATTCTACCGGATTGGCAATACTGGTGCCCAGATGGCCGTATCACTGCGCAATTTTGGACTCGATAGTTTTGCCAATGGTGAAATCTCACGTAATGTCATCGCAGACCCCTCAGTGGTGATTGAAGATGACCTTGAGTCGCTTACGTTACCCACCACGTTCCTGCTCGGCCTCACGTACAACGTGATGCAAAGCAATCCATCGAGCAACCTGTTTGTCTCTGCCCAATTGAACAATCCGAATGACAATGCAGAGAACTGGAATATCGGGATAGAATATGTTTGGCAGGACCTGCTTGCCTTGCGCACAGGATACCGTTTTGGCATTGAAGAATATACCGTCCCTAGCGCCGGCATCGGACTCACGCTGCCTTTTATTGGTCCAGACGTACGCTTTGACTATGGCTTCAGCCAGTTGGAGCGTTTGGGTACCGTTCACAGAATTAGCCTGCTCACCGCATTTTAA
- a CDS encoding TonB-dependent receptor: MMQTRTNISRLFVALLLGGIHLLGFQPSAYGQGSIAGTITDADNGEALIGVNVIVVGTANGAASDFDGNYEIANLNAGEYSLKVSYIGYQTKLFTAIAVQNGQTTTLDIDLEIAVLSTDDEIVIVGEKPLLDVESATSSVTISSDQIAAAPVRDIQGVVAAQVGVVQDPTGLYIRGGRADETGFIVDGVSAKDPLAGTGFGLDIGTNAFSEVEVTTGGIGADVGDVTSGVVSVRTQDGTDQFAGFFGHKRDNFGYNEDASSNFQEETYEFNLSGPIVREKLRFFASGQVQLADGFTRQTANPEQVRSSLVKGTFFMPRAGNRWNGIAKLTYDLKSGMKLQTSYQRSLTVNQNSRMLQVTGNDAIVSPGFQYAFVLNPDNANTYAHDNIIAYVKWSHVLNERSFYNVQLSRLFTRLRADANGRDWRPESVSSELDPESIVTYPANLFLDQAGEPLDPNGLFVLPGPGLINNGGIATRFHDHFAEEITLKSTYTRFSADKNNQTDVGFEFKFNDYQWIDVLRPWVGAPVGSDDQGTTSTNRLGESSDIWRVKPKRGAFFGTQQIRYRGLIANLGLRLEYWAPGKYVDDLVDNPIAPILDGVREDYKDNTISLFGLRYKLRLLPKLRVSFPIQDNRVLFFNYGHSTRIPHPTFVYTGLDPFFQDRSFFSDLGNPDLNPEVDISYELGLRNQFSSNDVFNITAFWRDKFDFITVSNVVVKDPTGRDVTRAFRINGDFARVRGIEASYLKRIGNWFQGQLSASFSRATGLSSTNNDALSDFLANGDIDNTFETPLAWDRPLDLKASFTFSYDEDEPLMNIPGINRFKLFLSTTYRSGQRYTPVLFRGNEVNPFTGEADWRPVYEVDPDPAKRFSEIGEPWWWFDLNLQRSFKVSASDVLLTLEITNLFNQTNGVIVNPVTGEAYPNIDATSTNFVDLRGNQSFDVTSSTRDLRYEDPNASGTPPFNPARFLPQRHIVLGISFRF, encoded by the coding sequence ATGATGCAAACCCGAACAAATATTTCTCGGCTATTCGTTGCGCTATTGCTTGGCGGCATCCATCTATTGGGATTCCAACCGTCTGCATACGGGCAGGGTAGCATCGCCGGCACCATTACCGATGCTGACAACGGTGAAGCCCTCATTGGCGTTAATGTCATTGTTGTCGGCACAGCAAACGGCGCAGCATCCGACTTCGACGGCAACTATGAAATTGCCAACCTCAATGCGGGAGAATACTCGCTCAAAGTCTCCTACATCGGCTACCAAACGAAGCTATTCACAGCAATTGCTGTTCAAAACGGTCAGACAACGACGCTAGATATCGACCTGGAGATCGCGGTACTTTCTACAGACGATGAGATTGTGATTGTTGGCGAAAAACCGCTACTGGATGTTGAGAGCGCAACCAGTTCTGTCACCATCTCAAGCGATCAGATTGCTGCTGCACCTGTTCGAGATATTCAGGGTGTTGTGGCAGCCCAGGTTGGTGTGGTGCAAGATCCAACAGGACTGTATATACGCGGTGGCCGTGCGGATGAAACCGGGTTTATTGTTGATGGTGTTTCTGCTAAAGACCCACTGGCTGGCACTGGATTTGGTCTCGACATTGGCACCAACGCTTTCAGTGAAGTGGAAGTCACAACGGGCGGTATTGGCGCTGATGTAGGTGATGTGACGTCGGGTGTTGTCTCCGTCCGGACACAGGATGGCACAGACCAGTTTGCCGGCTTCTTCGGACACAAGCGCGATAACTTCGGATACAATGAGGACGCATCATCCAACTTCCAGGAAGAGACTTATGAGTTTAACCTCAGCGGACCTATTGTTCGTGAAAAACTCAGGTTTTTTGCCTCTGGTCAGGTTCAGCTGGCAGACGGTTTTACCCGCCAAACAGCAAATCCGGAGCAGGTACGTTCCTCCCTGGTAAAGGGGACCTTCTTTATGCCACGCGCAGGTAATCGCTGGAATGGTATTGCCAAGCTGACGTACGACCTGAAATCAGGCATGAAACTGCAGACTTCTTACCAGCGGTCGCTAACGGTCAACCAGAACTCGCGCATGTTGCAGGTAACAGGTAACGACGCCATTGTCTCACCTGGCTTTCAATACGCGTTTGTCCTCAACCCTGACAATGCCAATACCTACGCACACGACAATATTATTGCCTACGTAAAATGGTCTCATGTACTGAATGAGCGGTCTTTTTATAATGTGCAATTGAGCCGACTATTTACGCGGCTCCGCGCTGACGCAAACGGACGCGACTGGCGGCCTGAAAGTGTTTCTTCAGAACTTGACCCGGAAAGCATTGTCACGTACCCCGCCAACCTGTTCCTAGATCAAGCTGGTGAGCCTCTTGATCCTAATGGTCTTTTTGTGCTACCAGGCCCCGGTCTCATCAACAACGGCGGCATTGCCACGCGTTTTCACGACCACTTTGCTGAAGAGATCACTTTAAAGAGTACCTATACTCGCTTCTCCGCTGACAAAAATAACCAGACGGATGTCGGTTTCGAATTCAAATTCAACGACTATCAGTGGATTGATGTATTGCGGCCATGGGTTGGTGCTCCTGTCGGCTCTGACGATCAGGGCACAACCAGTACAAACCGACTAGGAGAAAGCTCGGATATCTGGCGGGTCAAACCCAAGCGTGGCGCCTTTTTCGGCACACAGCAGATCCGTTACCGTGGTCTTATTGCCAACCTTGGCCTGCGCCTCGAATATTGGGCTCCTGGCAAATACGTAGATGATCTTGTAGATAATCCTATTGCCCCGATTCTCGACGGGGTACGGGAGGACTATAAAGACAACACAATTTCCCTTTTTGGGCTGCGCTACAAACTCAGATTGCTACCCAAACTTCGGGTCTCCTTCCCTATTCAGGACAACAGGGTACTCTTCTTTAATTACGGACACTCCACGCGTATTCCACACCCGACGTTTGTGTATACCGGCCTCGATCCATTCTTCCAGGACCGCTCCTTCTTTTCTGACCTGGGTAATCCTGACCTGAATCCAGAAGTTGACATTTCCTACGAGCTTGGGCTGCGCAATCAATTTTCGAGCAACGACGTGTTCAACATCACGGCGTTCTGGCGGGACAAATTCGACTTCATTACCGTATCCAATGTTGTGGTTAAAGACCCCACTGGCAGAGATGTAACGCGGGCATTCCGTATCAACGGCGACTTTGCACGTGTTCGGGGTATTGAGGCAAGCTATCTAAAACGTATTGGGAACTGGTTTCAGGGGCAACTCAGCGCTTCTTTCTCGCGCGCAACTGGCTTGAGTTCAACCAACAACGATGCCCTTTCCGACTTCCTGGCTAACGGCGACATCGACAATACCTTTGAGACGCCCCTTGCCTGGGACCGGCCATTGGATCTGAAAGCAAGTTTCACCTTCTCTTATGATGAAGATGAGCCCTTGATGAATATCCCTGGTATCAACAGGTTCAAGCTCTTTCTTTCAACCACCTACAGAAGCGGACAGCGCTACACTCCTGTGCTCTTCCGGGGCAACGAGGTGAATCCCTTTACTGGTGAAGCCGACTGGCGTCCGGTATACGAAGTTGATCCGGATCCTGCCAAACGCTTTTCAGAAATTGGTGAACCCTGGTGGTGGTTTGACCTCAACTTGCAACGTTCATTCAAAGTCAGTGCATCTGATGTGCTGTTAACGCTTGAGATCACCAACCTCTTCAATCAGACGAATGGCGTAATTGTAAACCCGGTAACAGGAGAGGCTTATCCGAATATCGATGCCACGTCAACCAATTTTGTTGATTTGCGCGGCAACCAGAGTTTTGATGTGACTTCCAGCACCCGTGATCTGCGGTATGAAGATCCCAATGCCAGCGGCACACCCCCGTTCAATCCTGCACGATTCCTGCCTCAGCGGCACATCGTGCTTGGTATCTCATTCCGTTTCTAA
- a CDS encoding sulfatase: MYRCQPPRFALFLLLGLFFTGAFLVTGNATAQETRPNILFIMSDDHAAHAVGVYGSRLAVVNPTPRLDRLAAEGIHLTNVFVTNSICTPSRATLMTGQYSHVNGVLTLNGRIEPERQHLANLIGDAGYETAMIGKWHLKEEPAAFDYYAVLPGQGSYFNPILRVDGEGAWPNNVVRYAGYDSKHSSDVVTDLSLEWLKGRDTQKPFFLMHHFKAPHDNFENAERYDWLYEDIEIPEPQSLRFQPEHGSVATAGTGTSVSKRNERRNMGHHMFVDQAADSSTYTHLAYQRYLKKYLRTVRGIDDNVGRLLDHLEETGELDNTIIIYTSDQGMMLGEHDYIDKRWMYEESLQVPFIVRYPAYVAQSSTSDAIINNVDFAPTLLEMVGITKPDFMQGDSFLSILKGNDPPANWKTASYYRYWMHMTHHDNPAHYGIRTKDYKLIFYYGLPLDAVGALETPTQPGWELYDLRTDPHELRNVYKDPRYATVVQELKQELLDTKTAIGDTDDKYPALMARRAQYWND, encoded by the coding sequence ATGTATCGCTGCCAGCCTCCCCGCTTTGCACTGTTTCTTTTACTCGGTCTCTTTTTCACTGGCGCTTTTCTTGTTACAGGCAATGCCACAGCCCAGGAGACCCGGCCCAATATCCTCTTTATTATGTCGGATGACCACGCTGCACATGCGGTTGGCGTGTACGGAAGCCGGCTCGCGGTTGTTAATCCTACCCCACGACTCGACCGCCTCGCTGCAGAAGGCATCCACCTCACCAACGTATTTGTTACCAATTCTATTTGCACCCCAAGCCGGGCTACGCTGATGACCGGGCAATACAGCCATGTAAACGGGGTACTCACGCTCAACGGCCGCATCGAACCCGAGCGCCAGCATCTGGCTAACCTCATCGGAGACGCTGGTTATGAAACCGCTATGATCGGTAAATGGCATCTCAAAGAAGAACCAGCAGCATTTGATTACTACGCTGTATTACCGGGCCAGGGCTCCTACTTCAACCCGATACTCCGTGTGGATGGCGAAGGTGCATGGCCCAACAACGTGGTGCGCTATGCCGGGTATGATTCCAAACATTCATCAGACGTTGTAACCGATTTATCGCTAGAATGGCTAAAGGGCCGTGACACCCAGAAACCATTCTTTCTGATGCACCACTTCAAAGCACCACACGATAACTTTGAAAATGCGGAACGGTACGACTGGCTGTACGAAGACATCGAAATCCCCGAACCCCAGAGCTTGCGCTTCCAACCTGAACATGGGTCTGTTGCAACAGCCGGCACAGGCACCTCTGTATCCAAACGAAATGAACGACGCAACATGGGGCACCACATGTTTGTCGACCAGGCAGCTGACAGTTCCACATACACACACCTCGCTTACCAGCGCTACCTCAAAAAATACCTGCGCACCGTCCGGGGAATTGACGACAATGTGGGCCGGCTTCTCGACCATCTAGAAGAAACGGGCGAGTTAGACAACACCATTATCATTTACACATCGGACCAGGGCATGATGCTCGGCGAACACGACTATATCGACAAACGCTGGATGTACGAAGAGTCACTCCAGGTGCCATTTATCGTCAGGTATCCAGCATACGTAGCGCAAAGCTCAACGTCAGATGCCATTATTAACAATGTAGACTTTGCCCCTACCCTTCTTGAAATGGTTGGGATCACAAAACCCGACTTTATGCAGGGAGATAGCTTCCTGTCGATCTTGAAGGGCAATGACCCGCCGGCCAACTGGAAAACGGCTTCCTACTACAGGTACTGGATGCACATGACCCACCACGACAACCCGGCGCATTATGGTATCCGCACCAAAGACTATAAATTGATCTTCTATTATGGCTTGCCCCTGGATGCTGTCGGCGCACTCGAAACGCCAACCCAACCCGGATGGGAACTCTACGATCTGCGTACCGACCCCCATGAGTTACGCAATGTGTACAAAGACCCGCGATATGCAACTGTTGTGCAGGAACTGAAACAAGAACTGCTCGACACCAAAACTGCAATAGGCGATACCGACGACAAATACCCGGCATTGATGGCAAGAAGAGCGCAATACTGGAACGATTAG